One region of Pelotomaculum isophthalicicum JI genomic DNA includes:
- a CDS encoding PaaI family thioesterase, which produces MPDMEKIKKKISTDPFARMLGVRFDELGEGYVKLSMQVRDDMLNFNGSMHGGVIFSLADIAFSAASNSHGTVAVALHADITYLKAVPPGSTLVATGVEKNKTRRTGLYSITIDDADGNHIAVFQGVVYRIDQPLF; this is translated from the coding sequence ATGCCCGACATGGAAAAAATAAAAAAGAAGATCTCCACGGATCCTTTTGCCAGGATGCTTGGGGTTAGATTTGACGAACTCGGGGAAGGCTACGTAAAGCTAAGCATGCAAGTCCGAGATGACATGTTGAACTTCAATGGCTCAATGCACGGCGGTGTCATTTTTTCTTTAGCCGACATCGCTTTCAGCGCCGCCAGCAATTCACACGGTACCGTCGCAGTTGCTTTGCACGCCGACATAACCTATTTGAAGGCCGTACCGCCCGGCAGTACGCTGGTGGCCACCGGCGTGGAAAAAAACAAGACCAGGAGAACGGGCTTGTACAGTATCACTATTGATGACGCGGATGGAAACCATATAGCCGTGTTTCAAGGAGTCGTTTATCGAATTGACCAGCCGTTGTTCTAA
- a CDS encoding uroporphyrinogen decarboxylase family protein, with the protein MTEKERLLSCLAGKKIERPPVICPGGMMSAATTEILRKAKGNFHTDPLVMAETAEEIRRATGFENLGVPFCMTVEAEPLGSVVDLGDAAVEPSVTAYAAREPADITEHPFPDPQKEGRLPVVLEAISILARRNTETPVIGNLTGPVSLATSVIDPMKIFRLMRKKREDIHLLFSYLTEYLISYARMQIAAGADVITIADPTATGEILGGVNFREFVSPCLIRLVKEIRAAGAGAIVHICGDAAVLLAELNKIKGAALSFDSLVNMRHAKEELEGFPLMGNISTQLLHQGTPDRIARAVKNSFDCGVEIISPACGISLQTPLNNLRTLTGAVKGLNNDDRP; encoded by the coding sequence ATGACGGAAAAAGAAAGATTATTGAGTTGTCTGGCCGGAAAGAAAATAGAACGTCCACCGGTTATCTGCCCCGGTGGGATGATGAGCGCGGCTACCACAGAGATACTCCGGAAAGCAAAGGGTAATTTTCATACAGATCCCCTGGTCATGGCTGAAACAGCCGAGGAAATCCGGAGAGCTACCGGTTTTGAGAACTTGGGCGTGCCTTTTTGCATGACGGTGGAAGCGGAACCCCTGGGAAGCGTAGTGGACCTCGGTGACGCGGCGGTGGAACCGAGTGTAACAGCATACGCGGCCCGGGAACCGGCTGATATTACAGAGCATCCCTTCCCCGACCCGCAAAAGGAAGGCCGGCTCCCGGTTGTCCTGGAAGCTATCAGCATTTTAGCCCGGAGAAACACTGAAACTCCTGTTATCGGCAACCTGACCGGTCCGGTCAGCCTGGCCACCTCGGTTATCGATCCCATGAAAATTTTCCGGCTGATGCGCAAGAAACGGGAAGACATACACCTTTTATTTAGCTATCTGACGGAATACCTGATCAGCTACGCCCGCATGCAGATTGCCGCCGGGGCCGATGTGATAACCATCGCCGACCCTACGGCTACCGGGGAAATTTTGGGCGGCGTAAATTTCCGGGAGTTCGTCAGTCCCTGCCTGATCCGCCTGGTAAAAGAAATCCGGGCGGCCGGAGCCGGCGCCATCGTCCACATCTGTGGCGACGCCGCGGTACTCCTGGCTGAATTAAACAAGATCAAAGGAGCCGCTTTAAGTTTTGATTCCCTGGTAAACATGAGACATGCCAAGGAAGAACTTGAAGGTTTCCCTCTGATGGGCAACATCAGCACCCAACTCCTGCACCAGGGCACCCCGGATAGAATTGCCAGGGCGGTTAAAAACAGCTTTGACTGTGGTGTTGAGATCATATCCCCCGCCTGCGGCATCAGCCTGCAAACCCCTTTAAATAATTTAAGGACTCTTACCGGCGCGGTGAAAGGGCTAAATAATGATGACCGGCCGTAA
- a CDS encoding uroporphyrinogen decarboxylase family protein: MMTGRKRVWAAFQGSHLDRPPKGEILITPEIVKEFRRPDIQTVLAYLNTDLVVLPIEQPEMNSSLWRTWAKTGYFIFGLITGPITYLNRKLGWLGFSRLMVKKPWEAREIMSKIIQNSVRSATAALEAGCDGIIAADDLAGDRGLLISPSYLEKKYFPLIAELLRGIGSRHVPCVFHSDGIIMELIVHLRKAGFWGIHGLQPSVGIGAGSFRGKGLENWVFWGNFEFEGQAGLKSDTEVKNEVLNLLKEWAGFPGYIFGSSGGLYKGLSPKAIKAAYDVITSWR, from the coding sequence ATGATGACCGGCCGTAAGAGAGTGTGGGCTGCTTTCCAGGGCAGCCATTTAGATCGCCCGCCCAAAGGCGAGATCTTGATCACTCCGGAAATCGTAAAAGAATTTCGCCGCCCCGACATCCAAACTGTTCTTGCTTATTTAAACACGGATTTGGTGGTCCTGCCGATTGAGCAGCCTGAAATGAATTCATCTCTTTGGAGGACCTGGGCAAAAACCGGGTATTTCATTTTTGGCCTTATAACGGGTCCAATAACATACCTCAACAGGAAACTGGGCTGGCTGGGGTTTAGCCGCCTGATGGTAAAGAAACCCTGGGAAGCCCGGGAGATCATGAGCAAAATTATTCAGAACAGCGTCAGATCGGCCACTGCAGCCCTGGAAGCAGGCTGTGACGGAATTATTGCGGCGGATGACCTGGCTGGCGACCGGGGTCTCCTGATCTCCCCTTCTTACCTCGAAAAAAAGTATTTCCCTCTTATCGCCGAATTACTGCGGGGAATCGGCAGCCGGCACGTACCATGCGTCTTTCACTCGGATGGAATCATCATGGAACTTATTGTCCACCTCCGTAAAGCGGGATTTTGGGGAATTCACGGCCTGCAACCATCGGTGGGAATCGGAGCCGGCAGTTTTCGCGGGAAAGGCCTGGAGAACTGGGTTTTTTGGGGGAATTTCGAATTTGAAGGGCAGGCCGGACTAAAAAGTGACACTGAGGTAAAAAACGAGGTCCTCAACCTATTAAAAGAATGGGCCGGTTTCCCGGGCTATATTTTCGGTTCCTCGGGCGGACTGTACAAAGGGCTTTCCCCGAAAGCGATTAAAGCTGCTTACGATGTTATAACATCCTGGAGGTAG
- the fdhD gene encoding formate dehydrogenase accessory sulfurtransferase FdhD, whose product MSQKSLYQERGIVTYNQGKVKPGHDFIVDEIPLTVYVNDNELATLICSSGAFKELAIGFLINEGIVKKYSDIKDITFNEDDGLMWVETTAPVKQTETFLKRQIASCCGKGRACLYFVNDVTQMEPVKSTKQFAASHLLHLIGGLEYGSETYSKTHGVHSAAMGDDTKLLCMFDDIGRHNAVDKVLGYALLNHLAPDDKCLLLSGRVSSEILIKAGHSGIPIVVSRAAPTSLAVDLADEFGIALVGFARGEKMNVYSHPEKVIM is encoded by the coding sequence GTGTCTCAAAAATCTCTCTATCAGGAACGGGGAATAGTCACCTATAATCAAGGTAAGGTAAAGCCTGGCCACGACTTTATTGTTGATGAAATACCGCTGACAGTATATGTAAATGATAATGAACTGGCTACTTTAATCTGTTCTTCAGGCGCGTTTAAAGAATTGGCGATAGGTTTTTTAATCAACGAAGGAATAGTCAAAAAATATTCTGATATAAAGGATATTACCTTTAATGAAGATGATGGTTTGATGTGGGTGGAAACTACTGCGCCGGTGAAGCAAACCGAGACATTTTTGAAGCGGCAAATTGCCAGTTGCTGCGGCAAGGGGCGGGCATGCCTGTACTTCGTCAATGATGTTACACAAATGGAGCCGGTAAAGTCCACCAAGCAGTTTGCCGCCTCTCATCTGTTACATTTGATCGGTGGACTGGAATATGGATCTGAAACCTACAGCAAGACTCACGGTGTGCATAGCGCGGCTATGGGCGATGATACAAAGTTGCTGTGCATGTTCGACGACATCGGCCGCCACAATGCTGTGGACAAGGTTTTAGGTTATGCCTTATTGAACCATTTGGCGCCTGATGACAAGTGTTTGCTGCTGAGCGGGCGTGTGTCTTCGGAGATTCTTATTAAAGCCGGCCACAGCGGTATACCCATAGTAGTGTCACGCGCCGCGCCCACCAGCCTGGCGGTGGATTTAGCCGACGAGTTCGGCATTGCTTTAGTGGGATTTGCCCGTGGTGAGAAGATGAATGTCTACAGCCATCCCGAAAAGGTGATTATGTAA
- the metW gene encoding methionine biosynthesis protein MetW encodes MTRKRRSRFDHDVICGLVNEGSSVLDLGCGNGELLIKLIESKNVHGLGIEKDIDQVAKTITKGVPVLHMDLDEGLTGLPDSSFDFVILEKTLQAVKKPLFVLDEMLRVGGSGIVSFPNFGYRQVVDSLVTTGRMPVTSTLPYQWYDTPNIHLFTANDFLDWTRANHVTVEHGLFWVDEAIIPFEEGDASEASEVLFVVKRFDAHIENLPEGRLEAK; translated from the coding sequence GTGACAAGAAAAAGAAGGAGCCGCTTTGATCATGACGTCATATGCGGTCTTGTCAATGAAGGTTCTTCCGTACTCGACCTGGGCTGCGGAAACGGTGAACTTCTGATAAAACTAATCGAAAGCAAAAATGTGCATGGTTTAGGGATAGAAAAAGATATTGATCAAGTGGCAAAAACCATAACTAAAGGAGTGCCGGTCCTGCATATGGATCTCGACGAAGGGCTAACCGGGTTGCCTGACAGTTCTTTTGATTTTGTTATCTTGGAAAAAACTCTTCAGGCGGTAAAAAAACCTCTTTTCGTCCTTGACGAAATGCTTCGGGTGGGCGGTTCGGGCATCGTCAGCTTCCCTAATTTCGGATACCGGCAGGTCGTTGACTCGCTTGTTACAACCGGCCGGATGCCGGTGACATCAACCCTGCCCTACCAATGGTATGATACTCCGAACATACACCTGTTTACGGCAAATGACTTCCTTGACTGGACCCGCGCAAATCATGTCACTGTGGAACATGGTTTGTTCTGGGTGGATGAGGCAATAATCCCCTTTGAAGAAGGTGACGCGTCTGAAGCCAGCGAAGTTTTATTTGTTGTAAAAAGATTTGACGCGCACATAGAAAACCTCCCCGAGGGGAGGCTGGAAGCAAAATGA
- a CDS encoding DUF2680 domain-containing protein produces MLDEAVQQGKITQAQADKIAAGKDFGLGRLGFLNGKKGLEGKGRNLDGMASALGITTEQLKTEMQAGKKIQDIVTGQGMTMDQFYQKMLELKKAEISQAVTDGKMTQEQADKMLQRMEQSPKGQGFEMRGHE; encoded by the coding sequence ATGCTCGACGAAGCAGTTCAACAAGGTAAAATCACTCAAGCGCAAGCCGACAAGATTGCCGCCGGTAAAGATTTTGGCTTGGGTAGGCTCGGCTTCCTGAACGGTAAGAAAGGTCTTGAAGGGAAAGGCCGCAACCTTGACGGCATGGCGAGTGCGCTGGGCATTACTACAGAGCAGCTTAAAACCGAAATGCAAGCAGGTAAAAAAATTCAGGATATTGTTACCGGGCAAGGCATGACCATGGATCAATTCTATCAAAAGATGCTCGAATTAAAGAAAGCCGAGATTTCCCAGGCGGTGACAGATGGCAAAATGACCCAGGAGCAAGCTGATAAAATGCTGCAAAGGATGGAGCAGAGTCCTAAAGGACAAGGTTTTGAGATGCGCGGTCATGAGTAA
- a CDS encoding ASKHA domain-containing protein: MSKGFYEVIFQPEGKTALVQEGSSLLQAARVAGLRLEAPCDGLSKCGKCRLRASGSLNAPEEKELEQLGALADEGIRLACQARVFGPAQVDLLKSKEETFETVTDGQNKGGKINPLIRKLVLPPHKIGEERKTLWETLDLSHAKHISPERLPVFLRALAQEHLTERNYSEAIVRNNILLDLRYRRGKKCLGIALDIGTTSIVAELTDLESGEHLGTCSSLNPQIAFGGDVLTRISYATSQAGGAQILQSEVVKGINKLIESLCGTQKVTCGEIYEIVVAANTTMLHLLLGVNPRSLAIAPYRPVFIDQLEVSPGPLGIKIAPGGVVTLLPSASAFVGSDIVAGLLATDFHHFQKPSLFIDIGTNGEIVALKDGLLAGTSSAAGPALEGMNISHGCRAEGGAIEAVSIFDEGDVHLKTIGNATPIGLCGSGLIDLVGELVRVGVIEPSGRFSKNERIPAALAGRLVEFQGQRAFLVSEDGQVFLTQKDIRQVQLAKGAIATGIALLLKELNLSCQEVQQVLVAGAFGYHLKPASLSAIGLLPAEMRDKIIFVGNTAKEGAKNVLINRDATREVQDICQRIKIKELSFLPEFQDYFVQQLVFPV; this comes from the coding sequence ATGAGTAAAGGTTTTTACGAGGTGATATTCCAGCCGGAAGGGAAAACCGCTCTGGTTCAGGAGGGCTCCAGCCTCCTGCAGGCCGCCCGGGTGGCTGGACTACGCCTAGAGGCGCCTTGCGACGGCCTTTCAAAGTGCGGGAAATGCAGGCTTAGGGCAAGCGGCAGTTTAAACGCCCCTGAAGAGAAAGAATTGGAGCAGTTGGGCGCGCTGGCAGATGAAGGAATCAGATTAGCCTGTCAGGCCAGAGTTTTCGGGCCTGCCCAAGTAGATCTGCTGAAAAGCAAGGAGGAAACTTTCGAGACCGTCACGGACGGACAAAACAAAGGGGGAAAGATTAACCCCCTGATCAGAAAGCTCGTTCTTCCACCCCATAAAATAGGGGAAGAAAGAAAGACCCTTTGGGAGACCCTTGACTTGAGTCACGCGAAGCATATTTCTCCGGAACGGTTGCCCGTCTTCTTGCGGGCTCTGGCACAGGAACATCTGACGGAGCGCAACTATTCGGAAGCTATTGTGCGAAACAACATACTCCTGGACCTGCGTTACCGCCGGGGGAAAAAATGCCTTGGAATAGCCCTGGACATTGGGACTACCAGTATTGTAGCCGAACTGACGGATCTGGAATCCGGGGAACACCTCGGAACGTGTTCTAGCCTTAATCCACAAATAGCTTTCGGCGGAGACGTTCTGACCCGGATTTCTTACGCGACAAGCCAGGCCGGCGGGGCTCAAATCCTCCAATCAGAAGTGGTCAAAGGGATCAATAAACTTATTGAATCTCTTTGCGGCACTCAGAAAGTTACCTGCGGGGAAATTTACGAAATTGTTGTGGCAGCCAACACAACGATGCTTCATCTACTTTTGGGTGTCAATCCCCGCTCCCTGGCCATCGCGCCATATCGGCCCGTCTTTATCGATCAATTGGAAGTCAGTCCCGGTCCTCTTGGTATCAAAATCGCTCCCGGCGGGGTGGTAACCCTCCTCCCCTCAGCTTCTGCCTTCGTCGGTTCCGACATCGTCGCGGGTCTGTTGGCCACTGACTTTCACCATTTCCAGAAACCTTCTTTATTTATTGATATTGGCACTAACGGGGAAATCGTCGCCCTCAAAGACGGTCTTCTCGCCGGCACCTCTTCCGCCGCCGGTCCCGCCTTGGAGGGAATGAACATTTCTCATGGGTGCCGGGCTGAGGGTGGAGCTATTGAAGCTGTTTCGATTTTCGATGAGGGAGATGTGCATCTCAAGACTATTGGCAATGCTACTCCTATCGGCCTTTGCGGCAGCGGCCTGATAGACCTGGTGGGTGAACTGGTACGGGTTGGGGTCATTGAGCCAAGTGGCCGGTTTAGTAAAAATGAGCGCATACCGGCGGCGTTAGCAGGCCGCTTGGTGGAATTCCAGGGTCAGCGGGCTTTTCTTGTTTCGGAAGATGGGCAGGTTTTCCTGACTCAAAAAGATATCCGGCAAGTCCAATTGGCCAAAGGCGCCATCGCAACCGGTATCGCCTTGCTGTTAAAAGAATTGAACCTCAGTTGTCAGGAGGTCCAACAAGTTTTAGTAGCGGGAGCTTTCGGGTATCATCTAAAACCTGCCTCTTTGTCGGCTATAGGTTTATTGCCCGCCGAGATGCGGGACAAAATAATTTTTGTCGGCAACACCGCCAAAGAAGGAGCCAAGAATGTACTAATTAACAGAGACGCTACCCGGGAGGTCCAGGACATTTGCCAAAGGATAAAAATTAAAGAGTTGTCTTTCCTGCCCGAGTTCCAGGACTATTTTGTTCAGCAACTGGTCTTTCCTGTCTAA
- a CDS encoding CAP domain-containing protein yields the protein MFDLVNQEREKAGLPAFTLDMRLVDLARKKSEDMLKNNYFNHRSPVYGFPLDMVRKAGITARAMGAENIAMAATTRRAHELIMDSCGHRPNILNTLHDSIGIGICKTRYGVVVTQLFIGMSY from the coding sequence TTGTTCGATTTGGTTAATCAGGAACGGGAAAAGGCGGGTTTGCCGGCGTTTACTTTGGATATGCGCCTGGTAGACCTGGCCCGCAAGAAAAGTGAGGATATGTTAAAAAATAATTATTTCAATCACAGGTCCCCCGTTTACGGTTTCCCGCTGGACATGGTGCGAAAAGCCGGCATTACGGCCAGGGCGATGGGTGCGGAGAATATTGCCATGGCAGCGACTACCCGGCGGGCGCACGAACTGATAATGGACAGCTGCGGTCACCGGCCAAATATACTTAACACCCTGCATGACAGCATCGGAATTGGTATATGCAAAACACGTTATGGGGTTGTTGTAACGCAGTTGTTCATAGGGATGTCTTACTGA
- the nifS gene encoding cysteine desulfurase NifS produces the protein MRRVYFDHSATTPVHPLVAEEVYRFMTEHNYGNPSSLHYFGQIARKALDESREKVAKAIGAKSEEIIFTSGGTESDNMAIHGAALTNIKRGNHVITSAVEHHAALNAVKALAKQGFSVTVLPVDQYGMVNVDDVEKAITDKTILISIMHANNEVGTIMPIAEIGKVVKDRGIIFHVDAVQSLGKIPVNVDDLGIDLLTVSGHKIYGPKGIGALYVRKGTRWRPTLFHGGAQERLRRAGTENVPGIVGLGKAAELAMENMEAENKRLLTLRDKLIGEVTKRFSHVRLTGHPTIRLPNHASFVFEYIEGESVLLSLDMKGIAASTGSACASGSLEPSHVLLSMGIPHEIAHGSIRLTLGAGNTEEDVDYFLEAMGPIVERFRSMSPLSEEIDYNKNIKDPGNLQSYC, from the coding sequence ATGCGAAGAGTTTATTTTGACCATAGTGCTACTACACCTGTCCACCCTCTGGTGGCGGAGGAAGTATACCGTTTCATGACTGAACATAATTATGGCAACCCTTCCAGCCTGCACTATTTCGGACAAATCGCCCGCAAAGCCTTGGATGAATCACGCGAAAAAGTGGCCAAGGCCATTGGCGCGAAATCAGAAGAAATTATATTTACAAGCGGCGGCACAGAATCGGATAATATGGCGATCCATGGAGCGGCTTTAACTAATATCAAGAGGGGAAACCACGTAATAACCAGTGCGGTGGAACATCACGCGGCGCTTAACGCTGTAAAGGCGTTGGCCAAACAGGGTTTTAGCGTCACGGTGCTTCCCGTGGATCAATACGGGATGGTAAATGTTGATGATGTGGAAAAAGCCATAACAGATAAAACAATTTTAATCAGTATCATGCATGCCAATAACGAAGTCGGCACGATCATGCCAATTGCCGAGATTGGTAAAGTAGTGAAGGATCGCGGTATAATTTTTCATGTCGACGCGGTCCAGAGTCTTGGGAAAATCCCGGTGAATGTGGATGATCTGGGGATTGACTTGTTGACTGTCTCAGGACATAAAATATACGGTCCCAAAGGTATCGGCGCGCTTTATGTCCGCAAGGGAACACGATGGAGGCCGACGCTTTTCCATGGGGGCGCGCAGGAACGCCTGCGCCGGGCAGGTACTGAAAACGTGCCTGGTATTGTGGGTCTGGGCAAGGCGGCCGAACTGGCTATGGAAAATATGGAAGCTGAAAATAAACGGTTGTTGACTTTACGCGATAAATTAATCGGAGAGGTGACAAAACGGTTCAGTCATGTTAGATTAACCGGTCACCCCACCATTCGCCTGCCAAACCATGCCAGTTTTGTTTTTGAATATATCGAAGGCGAGTCGGTGCTGTTGAGCCTGGATATGAAAGGTATCGCGGCTTCTACCGGATCGGCTTGCGCCTCAGGTTCCTTGGAACCTTCACACGTGCTTTTGTCAATGGGCATTCCGCACGAGATTGCCCACGGTTCTATCCGTTTAACCCTGGGCGCGGGTAATACCGAAGAAGACGTGGATTACTTCCTGGAGGCCATGGGGCCTATTGTTGAAAGATTTCGGTCCATGTCACCTTTAAGCGAGGAAATTGACTATAACAAAAATATTAAAGATCCCGGAAATTTACAGAGTTATTGCTGA
- a CDS encoding M20/M25/M40 family metallo-hydrolase gives MPPISEQILIYQRPVELLQRLIRFNTTNPPGDEAACITYINNLLTEAGLETAILARDPGRPNLITRLTGQGKAPPLLLYGHVDVVTAENQTWRYPPFEGKIAESCVWGRGALDMKGGLAMMLAACLRAKAENPALPGDIVLAVLSDEESGGDYGAKYLVNNHAGLFKGIRYAIGELGGYTLRLGGKKFYMIMVAEKKLCWMKVTVRGPGGHGSIPRRGGAMAKLAQLLQQIEQRRLPVHITPVVRLMLDTMVPVLPDSTSSVIRRLLNPALTDKTLDQLDESWQFLDPLLHNTVNATIVHGGHKINVIPSEITLQLDGRLLPGCTPEDMISELREITGGQFAFEFIQRGADPGEPDMALFDTLAEILREADPDGYPVPLLLSGCTDGHFFSRLGIQTYGFMPMNLPPEIEVSKLIHAADERVPVEAVTFGAEAIFQALQRFAINN, from the coding sequence ATGCCGCCAATCAGCGAGCAGATCCTGATCTACCAGCGACCGGTGGAGTTGCTGCAAAGACTGATCCGTTTTAACACAACCAACCCGCCAGGCGACGAGGCGGCGTGTATTACCTATATTAACAACCTGCTGACCGAAGCCGGTCTTGAAACAGCTATCCTTGCCCGCGATCCCGGCCGCCCCAACTTGATCACTCGCCTAACGGGACAGGGCAAGGCCCCGCCGCTCCTGCTCTACGGGCATGTGGATGTCGTCACCGCGGAAAACCAGACCTGGCGCTACCCGCCTTTTGAAGGAAAGATAGCGGAAAGCTGCGTTTGGGGCCGGGGAGCGCTGGACATGAAAGGCGGTCTGGCCATGATGCTGGCCGCTTGCCTGCGCGCCAAAGCCGAAAACCCGGCTTTGCCCGGCGATATTGTGCTGGCTGTTTTAAGCGACGAGGAGAGCGGCGGTGATTACGGCGCCAAATACCTGGTAAACAACCACGCGGGCCTTTTTAAAGGCATCCGCTACGCCATTGGGGAACTCGGTGGTTATACGCTGCGTCTCGGCGGGAAAAAATTCTATATGATCATGGTCGCTGAAAAAAAATTGTGCTGGATGAAGGTGACGGTGCGGGGACCAGGCGGTCACGGCTCCATCCCCCGGCGCGGCGGCGCTATGGCTAAGCTTGCCCAATTGCTGCAACAGATTGAACAGCGCCGCCTGCCGGTGCATATCACACCGGTAGTGCGCCTGATGCTAGACACAATGGTACCCGTTTTACCCGATTCTACCTCCTCGGTCATTCGCCGGCTCCTTAATCCGGCCCTGACTGACAAAACACTTGACCAACTTGATGAGAGCTGGCAGTTCCTTGATCCACTGCTGCACAACACGGTCAATGCCACGATTGTGCATGGCGGCCACAAAATTAACGTGATTCCAAGCGAAATCACGCTTCAACTGGACGGCCGCCTCCTGCCCGGCTGCACGCCGGAAGATATGATTAGTGAACTCCGTGAGATTACGGGCGGCCAGTTTGCATTTGAGTTTATTCAGCGTGGCGCCGACCCAGGCGAACCGGACATGGCTTTGTTTGACACCCTGGCAGAAATTCTGCGCGAGGCTGACCCGGACGGTTATCCCGTGCCGCTTTTGCTGAGCGGCTGCACGGACGGTCACTTTTTTTCGCGACTAGGTATTCAAACCTATGGGTTCATGCCGATGAACCTGCCTCCGGAAATTGAAGTTTCCAAGTTGATCCACGCCGCCGACGAGCGGGTCCCGGTTGAAGCGGTAACTTTTGGCGCTGAAGCAATTTTTCAAGCCCTACAACGTTTCGCGATTAATAATTAA
- a CDS encoding TusE/DsrC/DsvC family sulfur relay protein codes for MSVLELNGVMVEIDEDGFLLDPASWSEDIARSLAASEGIDELNEEHWRVIAFLRNYYELNEVAPNLSTLCKEAGCTLKRIYQLFPAGPAKGACKLAGLPKPRGCI; via the coding sequence ATGTCCGTACTTGAGTTAAACGGTGTAATGGTGGAAATTGACGAGGATGGATTTCTTTTGGACCCAGCCTCTTGGAGTGAAGATATTGCCAGAAGTTTAGCCGCTTCTGAGGGGATCGATGAGCTAAACGAGGAGCACTGGCGGGTGATCGCATTCCTTCGTAATTATTATGAGTTAAACGAGGTTGCCCCGAATTTATCCACGCTTTGCAAAGAGGCCGGCTGTACTTTGAAGCGGATATACCAGCTGTTCCCCGCGGGGCCCGCCAAGGGAGCCTGCAAGCTGGCCGGCCTGCCGAAACCGAGAGGTTGCATCTGA
- the metX gene encoding homoserine O-acetyltransferase MetX: MVNPIKEELNVQASNPLPADTVGWTVPHRARLADVNNPLPLDCGEEITPVEVEYETYGKLNEARNNAILILHALSGDAHAAGRSAKADELNRPWQKNRPGWWDRMIGPGKSFDTNKYFVICSNILGSCYGTTGPSSANPETGQPYGLAFPVVTVGDWVRLQERLISHLGIKRLRAVAGGSLGGQQALEWALAYPGRVESAIVIASSTRLSAQGLAFNAVARHAVTTDPNFQEGNYYHDAAPDRGLAAARMLAHITYLSEISMSRKFGRKYRNGDGPGFHLGVDFEVEGYLQHQGNSFVDRFDANSYLYITRAMDYYDASSWGDGDIDQACRRIESRVLLVSFSSDWLYPPEQMKELAIALSRCRKHVSYANIQSSYGHDAFLLEVEKLSQLVRGFLKVRGVE; the protein is encoded by the coding sequence ATGGTCAATCCTATTAAAGAAGAGTTAAATGTTCAGGCATCGAACCCGTTACCGGCGGATACTGTTGGCTGGACAGTCCCGCACAGGGCGCGGCTTGCAGATGTGAACAACCCGCTCCCCCTTGATTGCGGGGAAGAAATAACCCCTGTTGAGGTGGAATACGAGACTTACGGCAAACTTAATGAAGCGCGCAACAATGCCATACTTATCCTTCACGCCCTTTCGGGCGATGCCCACGCGGCCGGTAGAAGCGCCAAGGCGGATGAATTGAACCGCCCGTGGCAAAAGAATCGCCCCGGCTGGTGGGACCGCATGATCGGGCCCGGGAAATCCTTCGACACTAACAAATACTTTGTTATATGTTCCAATATCCTGGGAAGTTGTTATGGAACAACAGGGCCGTCCAGCGCCAACCCGGAAACCGGTCAGCCGTACGGCCTCGCATTTCCGGTTGTCACAGTGGGAGATTGGGTCAGACTTCAGGAAAGGTTAATCAGTCATCTCGGCATTAAACGTTTGCGCGCCGTGGCGGGTGGTTCCCTGGGCGGACAGCAAGCCCTGGAGTGGGCACTGGCTTATCCCGGCCGCGTAGAGTCGGCCATCGTCATTGCCTCGTCAACCCGCTTGAGCGCTCAGGGGCTGGCATTTAACGCCGTGGCCCGGCACGCCGTTACAACCGATCCCAATTTTCAAGAAGGCAACTATTATCATGACGCGGCGCCCGACCGGGGACTTGCGGCCGCCCGGATGCTGGCCCATATAACCTACCTTTCGGAAATTTCCATGAGCAGGAAATTCGGGCGCAAATATCGCAACGGGGACGGACCGGGATTTCATCTTGGTGTGGATTTCGAAGTCGAGGGGTACCTTCAACATCAGGGCAACAGCTTTGTAGACCGGTTTGACGCCAACAGCTACTTGTACATAACACGCGCGATGGATTACTATGACGCTTCAAGCTGGGGTGATGGAGACATTGATCAAGCGTGCCGCAGGATTGAGAGCAGGGTGCTGTTAGTCTCATTTTCTTCCGACTGGCTCTACCCGCCGGAACAAATGAAAGAGCTGGCGATAGCCTTGAGCCGTTGCAGAAAACACGTCAGCTACGCTAATATTCAGTCATCGTATGGCCATGACGCTTTCCTTCTGGAGGTCGAGAAGTTATCCCAACTGGTCCGTGGTTTCTTGAAAGTGAGGGGTGTTGAGTGA